The following are encoded in a window of Sphingobium sp. AP49 genomic DNA:
- a CDS encoding globin domain-containing protein: protein MREILSPETIAIVKATGPALRRHGVEITTRMYARLFEDASIKDMFDQAAQASGEQPRRLAAAILGFAENVDKLQALDGAIARMVQRHVDTGVQPDHYPKVAAALLPAIREVLGEAVATDEVLAAWAEAYGFLADILIGKEQAAYAEAA from the coding sequence ATGCGCGAAATTCTGTCCCCCGAAACCATCGCCATCGTGAAGGCGACTGGCCCGGCGCTGCGCCGCCATGGCGTCGAGATCACTACCCGCATGTATGCGCGGCTGTTCGAGGATGCGTCGATCAAGGACATGTTCGACCAGGCGGCGCAGGCCAGTGGAGAGCAACCGCGCCGGCTGGCGGCGGCGATCCTGGGCTTTGCGGAAAATGTCGACAAGTTGCAGGCGCTGGACGGTGCGATCGCGCGCATGGTGCAGCGCCATGTCGATACCGGGGTGCAGCCGGACCATTATCCCAAGGTGGCGGCCGCGCTGCTGCCGGCGATCCGCGAGGTGCTGGGTGAAGCGGTGGCGACGGATGAAGTGCTGGCCGCCTGGGCCGAGGCCTATGGCTTCCTGGCCGATATCCTGATCGGCAAGGAACAGGCGGCCTACGCAGAGGCCGCCTGA
- the rsmD gene encoding 16S rRNA (guanine(966)-N(2))-methyltransferase RsmD has translation MRIISGQWRGRPLVAPKGDATRPTGDRTRETLFSMLASRLGSFEGLAVGDFFAGSGALGFEALSRGAGSCLFVEQDKAAIDAIRANGDKLGLRPDIRQTSVLALGPTQKPLDLIFMDPPYDTGAGQVALDKLARLGWTSLSTWISIETDRREDVTVKGFTVDAVRDVGKARLTLLRAEDSAPAA, from the coding sequence ATGAGGATCATTTCGGGTCAATGGCGCGGCCGTCCGCTGGTCGCGCCCAAGGGTGATGCCACCCGTCCTACCGGCGACCGCACGCGTGAGACGCTCTTTTCGATGCTGGCGAGCCGCCTCGGCTCATTCGAGGGGCTGGCCGTAGGCGATTTCTTCGCCGGCTCGGGCGCGCTGGGGTTCGAGGCGCTGTCGCGCGGCGCCGGCTCCTGCCTGTTCGTCGAGCAGGACAAGGCGGCGATCGACGCGATCCGCGCCAATGGCGACAAGCTCGGCCTGCGCCCGGACATCCGCCAGACCAGCGTACTAGCGCTCGGCCCGACGCAAAAGCCGCTCGACCTCATCTTCATGGACCCGCCCTATGACACCGGCGCGGGCCAGGTCGCGCTCGACAAGCTCGCACGCCTCGGCTGGACCAGCCTGTCCACCTGGATCAGCATCGAAACCGACCGGCGCGAGGATGTGACGGTCAAGGGCTTCACCGTCGACGCCGTGCGCGACGTCGGCAAGGCGCGCCTCACCCTGCTCCGCGCAGAGGATAGCGCACCCGCCGCGTAA
- a CDS encoding pseudouridine synthase yields the protein MEPPKKSGPPRRSGPGGPKRPSGPGSRGGTERGTGRGPARSEGRNEGRYDARGEGRSERPALRGERPARGPRPDRNGPGEARGNRFGESRGERGEGRGPRPDRNNADEAPGGRFGERQGESRGERPARGARPDRNVAGDGRGGRFDERGEGRTERPPRGQRPDRTAPQDRAERPARSGRPTEGKRPERIAGDRPARAAFGERPARPAFGDRSARPRPEGRTPGTSYPPRRPGPKKPAAAHIANPHPAHAAAEAGGKGEPQRIAKLLARAGIASRREIERMIEEGRIARDGVAIDTPATLLTSLHGVTVDGNAVAAPAPTRLFLFHKPTGFLTTERDPAGRPTIYDILPDDLPRLMPIGRLDMNTEGLLLLTTDGEFKREMELPATGVPRTYRARAFGEVSQQQLEDLFDGIEIEGIQYGRIEANLERRTGRNQWVEMTLTEGKNREVRRVLEHFDLKVNRLIRTSYGPFELGELASGAVEEVRQHDLIVFRNSLKKGAE from the coding sequence GTGGAACCGCCAAAAAAATCTGGTCCGCCGCGCCGGTCAGGTCCGGGCGGTCCCAAGCGTCCTTCCGGCCCCGGATCGCGCGGCGGCACTGAGCGCGGCACTGGCCGTGGCCCGGCCCGATCGGAAGGTCGTAACGAAGGTCGCTATGACGCACGGGGCGAAGGTCGTTCGGAACGCCCCGCCCTGCGGGGAGAGCGCCCGGCACGCGGCCCGCGCCCTGATCGCAATGGCCCCGGTGAAGCCCGTGGCAACCGCTTCGGCGAAAGCCGAGGCGAGCGCGGGGAAGGTCGTGGCCCGCGCCCCGATCGCAATAATGCGGACGAAGCCCCTGGCGGTCGCTTCGGCGAACGCCAGGGCGAGAGCCGGGGCGAAAGGCCGGCGCGTGGCGCCCGTCCGGATCGCAATGTTGCCGGCGACGGCCGTGGCGGCCGTTTCGACGAGCGCGGCGAGGGGCGTACCGAACGCCCGCCCCGTGGCCAACGCCCCGATCGCACCGCCCCGCAGGATCGTGCAGAGCGTCCTGCCCGCAGCGGCCGTCCGACCGAAGGCAAGCGGCCCGAACGCATAGCTGGTGACCGCCCTGCCCGCGCCGCCTTTGGCGAGCGCCCCGCGCGTCCCGCTTTTGGTGACCGCTCGGCCCGTCCGCGCCCCGAAGGCCGCACCCCCGGCACTTCCTATCCGCCGCGCCGTCCTGGTCCGAAGAAACCGGCCGCCGCCCATATTGCCAACCCGCACCCGGCCCACGCCGCAGCGGAGGCCGGTGGCAAGGGCGAGCCGCAGCGCATCGCCAAGCTGCTCGCCCGTGCCGGCATTGCCTCGCGCCGCGAGATCGAGCGGATGATCGAGGAAGGCCGCATCGCCAGGGACGGCGTCGCGATCGACACGCCGGCGACGTTGCTGACCTCGCTGCACGGCGTGACCGTCGACGGCAACGCCGTCGCCGCGCCCGCGCCCACGCGCCTGTTCCTGTTCCACAAGCCGACCGGCTTCCTCACCACCGAGCGGGATCCCGCCGGCCGTCCGACCATCTACGACATATTGCCCGACGACCTGCCGCGCCTGATGCCGATCGGTCGGCTCGACATGAATACCGAAGGGCTGTTGCTGCTCACCACCGACGGCGAGTTCAAGCGCGAGATGGAATTGCCCGCCACCGGCGTGCCGCGCACCTATCGCGCCCGCGCCTTTGGCGAGGTCAGCCAGCAGCAGCTGGAGGATCTGTTCGACGGCATCGAGATCGAGGGCATCCAATATGGCCGGATCGAGGCCAATCTGGAACGGCGCACCGGCCGCAACCAGTGGGTCGAAATGACCCTGACCGAAGGCAAGAACCGCGAAGTCCGCCGCGTGCTCGAACATTTCGATCTCAAGGTCAATCGCCTGATCCGCACCAGCTATGGCCCGTTCGAGCTGGGCGAACTGGCCAGCGGCGCGGTCGAGGAAGTGCGCCAGCATGACCTGATCGTCTTCCGCAACAGCCTGAAGAAGGGGGCCGAATGA
- a CDS encoding response regulator: MFFGRIRGEDAAGDAGATVRSAIRSVLVVEDEPLVAFDHEHILLQAGYRIAATVDSHAHAARVIDAGSVDLVVTDINLRGGRCGIEVARHAHARQLPVLFVTGACPADARSLAVGCLAKPFAPRDLLAAIAVVDAVLAGRAPPRKPRGMKLFAEIA, encoded by the coding sequence ATGTTTTTCGGGCGAATCAGAGGGGAAGATGCTGCCGGAGATGCCGGCGCCACGGTGCGCAGCGCCATTCGCAGCGTGCTGGTGGTGGAGGATGAGCCGCTGGTCGCCTTCGACCATGAACATATCCTGCTACAGGCCGGCTATCGCATTGCTGCCACGGTCGACAGCCATGCCCATGCCGCCCGCGTAATCGATGCTGGTTCGGTCGACCTTGTCGTCACCGACATCAATCTGCGTGGGGGGCGTTGCGGCATAGAGGTCGCGCGTCATGCCCATGCAAGGCAATTGCCGGTGCTGTTCGTCACCGGTGCCTGTCCGGCCGATGCCCGGTCGCTGGCGGTCGGTTGCCTGGCCAAACCTTTCGCGCCGCGCGATCTGCTGGCGGCGATCGCGGTGGTCGACGCGGTGCTGGCCGGGCGCGCGCCACCGCGCAAGCCACGCGGCATGAAGCTGTTCGCCGAGATCGCCTGA
- a CDS encoding MFS transporter, which yields MTELAGGTRSWSDAVKPYVQKEPLAAFFLGVSSGFPYAMIGATLTTRLAQDGIDKKAVTAFTLAFLVYNLKWLWAWMVDGVRLPIIGRLGQRVSWLLLTGVLVMAAVANLALVDPTAGLLQTAYAAILVGAAGATFDIVIDAYRIETLKPEQLGVGSGMSQYGWRIGSVAAGALALVLAARIGWHGAYLACAVFALPAMLTGLVLGEPERHREAAARRGMGEVWQSIAGPLVEFFRRRGAVLVLCFILLHKIGDTLANLTFRLLFDDMGYSNDEIAIYDVGIGFWAYLIGIFVGGILYARMGMKRSVLVSLVLMGVSNFSFAALAALGKSNWGMAGAIGFENFASGIGGVTVVAYFSALCDLRFTAAQYALISAAASIVGRFLTGTTAGALIERFGYVDFYLLTTALAVPGILLFWLMMRAGLIDASIGTAASVAGDQPAA from the coding sequence ATGACGGAATTGGCCGGCGGCACGCGCAGTTGGAGCGACGCGGTAAAGCCCTATGTGCAGAAGGAGCCGCTTGCCGCCTTCTTCCTGGGGGTTTCGTCCGGCTTTCCTTATGCGATGATCGGCGCGACGCTGACGACGCGGCTGGCGCAGGATGGCATCGACAAGAAGGCGGTGACCGCCTTCACGCTCGCCTTCCTGGTCTATAACCTCAAATGGCTATGGGCCTGGATGGTCGATGGCGTGCGCCTTCCGATCATCGGCCGGCTGGGGCAGCGCGTGTCTTGGCTGTTGCTGACCGGGGTTCTGGTGATGGCCGCCGTCGCCAATCTGGCGCTGGTCGATCCTACGGCCGGCCTGTTGCAGACCGCCTATGCCGCGATCCTGGTCGGGGCGGCGGGCGCGACCTTCGACATCGTGATCGATGCCTATCGGATCGAGACGCTGAAGCCCGAGCAGTTGGGCGTGGGGTCGGGCATGTCGCAATATGGCTGGCGGATCGGGTCGGTCGCGGCCGGCGCGCTGGCGCTGGTGCTGGCGGCGCGGATCGGTTGGCACGGCGCCTATCTGGCCTGCGCGGTCTTCGCCCTGCCGGCGATGCTGACCGGCCTGGTGCTGGGCGAGCCGGAACGGCATCGCGAGGCAGCAGCGCGGCGCGGGATGGGTGAGGTGTGGCAGTCGATCGCTGGGCCACTGGTGGAGTTTTTCCGCCGTCGGGGCGCGGTCCTCGTCCTCTGTTTCATCCTGCTACACAAGATCGGCGATACGCTCGCCAACCTCACCTTCCGCCTGCTGTTCGATGACATGGGATACAGCAATGACGAGATCGCCATCTATGATGTGGGCATTGGCTTCTGGGCCTATCTGATCGGCATCTTCGTTGGCGGCATCCTCTATGCGCGGATGGGCATGAAGCGCTCGGTGCTGGTCAGCCTCGTTCTGATGGGCGTGTCCAATTTCAGCTTTGCCGCGCTGGCGGCATTGGGGAAGAGCAACTGGGGCATGGCCGGCGCGATCGGCTTTGAGAATTTTGCCAGCGGCATCGGCGGCGTCACCGTCGTCGCCTATTTCTCCGCGCTATGCGACCTGCGCTTCACCGCTGCCCAATATGCGCTGATCTCGGCGGCGGCCAGCATCGTCGGCCGTTTCCTGACCGGGACGACGGCCGGCGCGCTGATCGAACGGTTCGGCTATGTCGACTTCTATCTGCTGACGACGGCGCTGGCCGTGCCGGGCATCTTGCTCTTCTGGCTGATGATGCGGGCCGGATTGATCGATGCCAGTATCGGTACGGCCGCCAGCGTCGCGGGGGATCAGCCCGCTGCGTAG
- a CDS encoding DUF6628 family protein — translation MAYGESYPVELPRPIPGGYGNRLFLFVMRRMATAGVNDAHAANAMLGAFGKSYRRPLVLMRAMMLELARAASRKILVAPCCCARMTADEAAIMQAVGDALRDPRIAFDNVSGLLGNDDALGALTCLQAVAQAHSDLGRPLDLYAAG, via the coding sequence ATGGCATATGGAGAAAGCTACCCCGTCGAACTGCCCCGGCCCATTCCGGGCGGCTATGGCAATCGCTTGTTCCTGTTCGTCATGCGCCGCATGGCGACGGCCGGGGTCAATGATGCCCATGCCGCCAATGCGATGCTGGGCGCCTTTGGCAAAAGCTATCGCCGGCCGCTGGTGCTGATGCGGGCGATGATGCTGGAACTGGCGCGCGCCGCCAGCCGCAAGATCCTGGTCGCGCCCTGTTGCTGCGCGCGGATGACGGCGGACGAGGCAGCGATCATGCAGGCGGTAGGCGATGCGCTGCGCGATCCGCGCATCGCGTTTGACAATGTTTCGGGACTGCTCGGCAATGATGATGCGCTGGGCGCGCTCACCTGCCTGCAGGCGGTGGCGCAGGCGCATAGCGACCTTGGCCGGCCGCTGGACCTCTACGCAGCGGGCTGA
- a CDS encoding folylpolyglutamate synthase/dihydrofolate synthase family protein, with the protein MADHAVSDDPEVQAQLDRLWSLSPGADILGLERITQLLERLDNPHRRLPPVFHVAGTNGKGSTCAFLRAALEADGKTVHVFTSPHLVRFNERIRIAGQLISDTMLARYLERVLDVAEGIGASFFEVTTAAAFLAFAEHPADACIIEVGLGGRLDATNVITDPVVCGIAQLGIDHQAFLGDSLTAIAGEKAGIAKPGAPLVTQRYPDALFPVILDAVARARTSWLAMGDNWDAAIYRDRLHYRDEQGRLDAPLPRLPGAHQAQNAALAIAMLRHQQVVPVSEAALKAAPLWAHWPARLQRLDRGPLLTILPLAAEAWLDGGHNEAAGQAISAFFTAERLHSRQIHLVIGMLANKDMDAYLAPFAGRIAHIHALPVPGHDHHPPERFAAIAARWGISCTAHAEPEQAIAAIAQDAAQADDATPILLIAGSLYLAGEILRLNGQLPD; encoded by the coding sequence ATGGCCGATCACGCCGTTTCGGACGATCCAGAGGTCCAGGCGCAGCTTGACCGGCTCTGGTCATTGTCGCCGGGCGCCGACATATTGGGGCTGGAACGGATCACGCAACTGCTGGAGCGGCTGGACAATCCGCATCGCCGCCTGCCGCCGGTCTTCCATGTCGCGGGTACCAACGGCAAGGGGTCGACCTGCGCCTTCCTGCGCGCCGCGCTGGAAGCGGATGGCAAGACCGTCCATGTCTTCACCTCGCCCCATCTGGTCCGCTTCAACGAACGGATACGGATCGCAGGCCAGTTGATCAGCGACACCATGCTCGCCCGCTATCTGGAGCGGGTGCTGGACGTCGCGGAGGGAATTGGTGCCAGCTTCTTCGAGGTGACGACCGCCGCTGCCTTCCTGGCCTTTGCCGAACATCCCGCCGATGCCTGCATCATCGAAGTCGGGCTTGGCGGCCGGCTCGACGCCACCAACGTCATCACTGATCCCGTCGTCTGTGGCATCGCGCAGCTTGGTATCGACCATCAGGCTTTTCTGGGCGACAGCCTGACCGCCATCGCGGGGGAAAAGGCCGGCATCGCGAAGCCCGGCGCGCCTTTGGTGACCCAGCGCTATCCCGATGCGCTTTTCCCGGTGATCCTGGACGCGGTAGCCCGCGCCCGCACCAGCTGGCTGGCGATGGGCGACAACTGGGACGCCGCCATCTATCGTGACCGGCTCCATTATCGCGACGAACAGGGCCGTCTCGACGCCCCCCTGCCCCGCCTGCCCGGCGCGCACCAGGCCCAGAATGCAGCGCTGGCCATCGCGATGTTGCGCCATCAGCAGGTTGTGCCGGTCAGCGAGGCCGCGCTCAAGGCTGCGCCGCTCTGGGCGCATTGGCCCGCCCGGCTGCAACGGCTCGACCGCGGCCCGCTGCTGACCATTCTGCCGCTGGCCGCCGAGGCCTGGCTCGACGGCGGCCATAATGAGGCCGCTGGCCAGGCGATCAGCGCCTTCTTCACCGCCGAGCGACTGCATAGTCGCCAGATCCATTTGGTCATCGGCATGTTGGCCAACAAGGATATGGATGCCTATCTCGCCCCCTTTGCCGGCCGGATCGCGCACATCCATGCCCTGCCGGTGCCGGGGCACGACCATCATCCGCCCGAGCGCTTTGCCGCCATCGCCGCCCGCTGGGGCATCTCCTGCACGGCCCATGCCGAACCAGAGCAAGCGATCGCGGCGATCGCCCAGGATGCGGCCCAGGCCGATGACGCAACGCCCATCCTGCTGATCGCCGGCTCGCTCTACCTTGCCGGAGAGATTTTGCGGTTGAACGGACAATTGCCCGACTGA
- the accD gene encoding acetyl-CoA carboxylase, carboxyltransferase subunit beta — MSWINRVRNALPFTKKETTAETLWHKCPSCAEMIFIKEWEENLSVCPRCDHHGRIGPDARFEQILDAGFILLPTPHVTEDPLKFRDSKRYPDRIKAARAATGDQDALINARGAIDDVPLVMGVQNFAYMGGSMGMGVGAAFIQGVNDAIAHKCPYVIFTAAGGARMQEGILSLMQMPRSTVAIQKLHAAGLPYIVVLTDPTTGGVTASYAMLGDIQISEPNALIGFAGQRVIESTIREKLPEGFQRAEYLLDHGMLDMVVHRSDLRDTLARVIGYLTPRAAA, encoded by the coding sequence ATGAGCTGGATCAACCGCGTTCGTAACGCCCTGCCCTTCACCAAGAAGGAAACCACCGCAGAGACGCTGTGGCACAAATGCCCGTCCTGCGCCGAGATGATCTTCATCAAGGAATGGGAAGAAAATCTGTCGGTCTGCCCGCGTTGCGACCATCATGGCCGGATCGGTCCGGATGCGCGTTTCGAGCAGATCCTCGACGCCGGCTTCATCCTGCTGCCGACCCCACATGTGACCGAAGATCCGCTCAAGTTTCGCGACAGCAAGCGCTATCCCGACCGGATCAAGGCTGCCCGCGCCGCGACCGGCGATCAGGACGCTCTGATCAACGCCCGCGGCGCGATCGACGATGTGCCGCTGGTCATGGGAGTGCAGAATTTCGCCTATATGGGCGGGTCGATGGGCATGGGCGTGGGCGCGGCCTTCATCCAGGGCGTCAACGATGCGATCGCGCACAAATGCCCCTATGTCATCTTCACCGCCGCCGGCGGCGCGCGGATGCAGGAGGGCATCCTCTCGCTGATGCAGATGCCGCGTTCGACCGTGGCGATCCAGAAGCTACATGCCGCCGGACTGCCTTATATTGTCGTGCTGACCGATCCGACCACCGGCGGCGTCACCGCCAGCTATGCGATGCTGGGCGACATCCAGATTTCGGAGCCCAATGCCCTGATCGGCTTCGCCGGCCAGCGCGTCATTGAAAGCACGATCCGCGAAAAGCTGCCCGAAGGCTTCCAGCGCGCCGAATATCTGCTGGATCATGGCATGCTCGACATGGTGGTCCATCGCAGCGACCTGCGCGATACGCTGGCCCGCGTGATCGGCTATCTGACGCCGCGCGCTGCGGCCTGA
- the trpA gene encoding tryptophan synthase subunit alpha, with product MTDRLATRFAACKAQGRAALITFVTAGDPDVAATPAILDALVAGGADIIELGMPFTDPMADGPAIELANLRSLGSGTKTRDVFALATDFRARHPETPLILMGYANPMLVRGSDWFADQCQAAGVDGVICVDIPPEEDAELGPALRAVGVHLVRLATPTTDAARLPAVLNGASGFLYHVAVAGITGKQQAAQANIEIAVDRLKAATDLPIAVGFGVRTPEQAAAIGRVADGVVVGSAIVDIVGSHGDAAAPFVQDFVASLSGALTTFSRETAA from the coding sequence ATGACCGACCGTCTCGCCACCCGCTTCGCCGCCTGCAAGGCACAGGGCCGCGCCGCCCTCATCACCTTCGTGACCGCCGGTGATCCGGACGTCGCCGCGACCCCAGCCATCCTCGATGCGCTGGTCGCAGGCGGCGCAGACATCATCGAACTGGGCATGCCCTTCACCGATCCGATGGCCGATGGCCCAGCGATCGAACTGGCGAATCTGCGCAGCCTCGGTTCGGGCACCAAGACCAGGGACGTGTTCGCGCTGGCCACCGATTTCCGCGCGCGCCACCCGGAAACGCCGCTGATCCTGATGGGTTATGCCAATCCGATGCTGGTGCGCGGTTCCGACTGGTTCGCCGATCAGTGCCAGGCCGCCGGCGTCGACGGGGTGATCTGCGTCGATATCCCCCCGGAGGAAGATGCCGAACTCGGCCCGGCCCTGCGCGCCGTCGGCGTCCATCTCGTCCGCCTCGCCACCCCGACCACGGATGCGGCCCGCCTGCCCGCCGTGCTCAATGGCGCCAGCGGCTTCCTCTATCATGTCGCCGTCGCCGGCATCACCGGCAAGCAGCAGGCGGCACAGGCCAATATCGAAATCGCCGTCGATCGGCTGAAGGCCGCCACCGACCTGCCGATCGCGGTCGGCTTTGGCGTCCGCACGCCCGAACAGGCCGCCGCCATCGGCCGTGTTGCCGATGGTGTGGTGGTCGGCTCGGCGATCGTCGACATCGTCGGATCGCATGGCGATGCCGCCGCCCCCTTCGTCCAGGACTTCGTCGCGTCGCTCAGCGGCGCCCTTACCACTTTCTCCCGGGAGACCGCAGCATGA
- the trpB gene encoding tryptophan synthase subunit beta has translation MTDTITLPNSLPNSLRTQPDDNGHFGAFGGRYVAETLMPLILELEQVYKAAKADPTFDAEFAELLRSYVGRPNPLYYAERLTEALRAKAEPGKGAKIYLKREELNHTGAHKINNCIGQALLARRMGKKKVIAETGAGQHGVATATVAALFGMECKIFMGAKDVERQKPNVFRMKLLGAEVIPVHSGSSTLKDSMNDALRYWVSNVHDTFYIIGTAAGPHPYPELVRDFQSIIGKEIRSQIMEAEGRLPDMLIAPVGGGSNAIGMFHPFLDDPEVAMIGVEAAGEGLDKKHAASLAGGASGILHGNRTYLLQDEDGQITEAHSISAGLDYPGIGPEHSWLHEIGRVNYMPIKDDEALDSFQTLSRLEGIIPALESAHAVAAAEQVAPTLDADKIIVVNLSGRGDKDIFTVADALGVEM, from the coding sequence ATGACCGACACCATCACCCTGCCCAACAGTCTTCCCAATAGCCTGAGGACTCAGCCGGACGATAATGGCCATTTCGGCGCCTTTGGTGGCCGCTATGTCGCCGAAACGCTGATGCCGCTGATTCTGGAACTGGAGCAGGTCTACAAGGCCGCCAAAGCTGACCCGACGTTCGACGCCGAGTTCGCGGAACTGCTGCGCTCCTATGTCGGCCGCCCCAACCCGCTTTATTATGCCGAGCGGTTGACCGAGGCGCTGCGCGCCAAGGCGGAACCGGGCAAGGGCGCCAAGATCTACCTAAAGCGCGAGGAACTCAACCACACCGGCGCGCACAAGATCAACAATTGTATCGGCCAGGCGCTGCTCGCCCGCCGCATGGGCAAGAAGAAGGTCATCGCCGAAACCGGCGCGGGCCAGCATGGCGTCGCCACCGCAACCGTCGCCGCCCTGTTCGGCATGGAATGCAAGATCTTCATGGGCGCCAAGGATGTCGAGCGGCAGAAGCCCAATGTCTTCCGCATGAAGCTGCTCGGCGCGGAAGTCATACCGGTCCATTCGGGGTCGTCGACGCTCAAGGATTCGATGAACGACGCCCTGCGCTACTGGGTGTCGAACGTCCATGACACCTTCTACATCATCGGCACCGCCGCCGGCCCGCACCCCTATCCGGAGCTGGTGCGTGATTTCCAGTCGATCATCGGCAAGGAAATCCGCTCGCAGATCATGGAAGCCGAAGGCCGCCTGCCCGACATGCTGATCGCCCCGGTCGGCGGCGGCTCCAACGCCATCGGCATGTTCCACCCCTTCCTGGACGATCCCGAAGTCGCGATGATCGGCGTGGAAGCCGCCGGCGAAGGCCTCGACAAGAAGCATGCCGCATCGCTGGCTGGCGGCGCATCGGGCATATTGCACGGCAACCGCACCTATCTGCTGCAGGACGAGGACGGCCAGATCACCGAAGCGCACAGCATTTCGGCGGGTCTGGACTATCCCGGCATCGGCCCAGAACATAGCTGGCTGCACGAGATCGGCCGGGTGAACTATATGCCGATCAAGGATGATGAGGCGCTGGACAGCTTCCAGACCCTTTCCCGCCTCGAAGGCATCATCCCCGCGCTCGAATCCGCCCATGCCGTGGCGGCGGCCGAACAGGTCGCGCCGACGCTGGACGCAGACAAGATCATCGTCGTCAATCTGTCGGGCCGAGGAGACAAGGACATCTTCACCGTCGCCGACGCCCTGGGAGTGGAGATGTGA
- a CDS encoding phosphoribosylanthranilate isomerase, translating into MSRIATKICGLSTPETVGAAVHAGASHVGFVHFPKSPRHVEPDQMRALAVAVPAHVERVAVVVDADDEQLARLTGTGGITALQLHGKESPERVATIRQRFGLPVWKAISVKTRADIDAAHAYAGTVDRLLFDAKTPDGAALPGGMGLRFDWTLLRGLAIPTPWGLSGGLGIGNVCEAIRLTGTPLIDVSSGVEDAPGIKSVDKIMAFCKAVSAC; encoded by the coding sequence ATGTCCCGAATCGCGACCAAGATCTGTGGCCTGTCGACGCCGGAGACGGTGGGCGCCGCCGTGCATGCGGGCGCAAGCCATGTCGGCTTCGTCCATTTTCCCAAAAGCCCGCGCCATGTCGAACCGGACCAGATGCGCGCGCTCGCCGTCGCCGTCCCCGCCCATGTCGAACGCGTCGCCGTCGTGGTCGATGCCGATGATGAGCAACTGGCCCGCCTGACCGGTACCGGAGGCATCACTGCATTGCAGTTGCACGGTAAGGAAAGTCCGGAGCGCGTCGCCACCATCCGCCAACGTTTCGGTCTGCCGGTTTGGAAGGCGATTTCGGTCAAGACCCGCGCCGACATCGACGCCGCCCATGCCTATGCCGGCACGGTCGACCGGTTGCTGTTCGACGCGAAGACGCCCGATGGCGCCGCGCTGCCCGGCGGCATGGGCCTGCGCTTCGACTGGACCTTGCTGCGCGGTCTTGCGATCCCGACGCCCTGGGGCCTGTCGGGTGGCCTTGGCATCGGCAATGTCTGCGAGGCGATCCGCCTGACCGGCACGCCGCTGATCGACGTTTCATCCGGCGTCGAGGATGCCCCCGGCATCAAGAGTGTGGACAAGATCATGGCCTTCTGCAAAGCGGTGTCCGCATGTTGA
- a CDS encoding lauroyl acyltransferase, whose product MLSNPFLFTLLRLLPAGVASWLGGWLSVRLARPRMKLRDARARANLALLRPDLSETAREDILTRRWFNIGRTLAELANIDRLVSPRHVHVIDAAGYRTVLDMPGPMIFLTTHMGNWDLMAAHLKHATDRPPLGVYDPPEDPRVAAQLKRARQSYMGEAITGSGGAAREIMRHLAKDRAMLYILVDERREQQVWFPRFGRPLPPSGNLSIALRLARKTGACLTPFYLARTSGARFDLHWHPPLDPATLDDKAIIATADAFLGQACIAHADEWLALHDMDLTREGHAPFPATM is encoded by the coding sequence ATGCTCTCCAACCCCTTTCTCTTCACCCTGCTCCGCCTCCTGCCAGCCGGCGTCGCTTCCTGGCTGGGCGGCTGGCTGTCGGTGCGGCTTGCCCGCCCCAGGATGAAGCTGCGCGATGCCCGCGCCCGCGCCAATCTGGCGCTGTTGCGGCCCGACCTGTCGGAAACGGCGCGGGAGGACATCCTGACTCGGCGCTGGTTCAATATCGGTCGAACGCTGGCCGAGTTGGCCAATATCGACCGGCTGGTGAGCCCCCGCCATGTCCATGTGATCGATGCCGCCGGCTATCGGACGGTGCTGGATATGCCCGGGCCGATGATCTTCCTCACCACGCATATGGGCAATTGGGATCTGATGGCGGCGCATCTCAAGCATGCGACCGACCGGCCGCCGCTGGGCGTCTACGATCCGCCTGAGGATCCCCGCGTGGCCGCGCAGCTCAAGCGCGCGCGGCAAAGCTATATGGGGGAAGCGATCACCGGCAGCGGCGGCGCCGCGCGCGAGATCATGCGCCATTTAGCCAAGGACCGGGCGATGCTCTACATCCTGGTCGATGAGCGACGCGAGCAGCAAGTCTGGTTTCCACGCTTCGGCCGGCCGTTGCCACCGTCGGGCAATCTGTCGATCGCCCTGCGGCTGGCGCGCAAGACCGGGGCCTGCCTCACGCCTTTCTATCTTGCCCGGACATCGGGCGCCCGCTTCGACCTCCACTGGCACCCTCCACTCGACCCGGCGACCCTAGATGACAAGGCGATCATCGCAACCGCCGACGCCTTTCTCGGCCAGGCCTGCATTGCCCATGCAGACGAATGGCTGGCGCTGCACGACATGGACCTGACCCGCGAAGGCCATGCGCCTTTCCCCGCGACGATGTGA